GATGTTTGATACGACTTTCGGATGGAGATTTGTTAATCCAAAAATGAAAGAAATGTATGGCGTAGATGCGATGGGAGATACTGCTGAAAATTTAGCAGAAATGCATAACATCAGCCGTGAAGACCAAGACAAATTTGCACTTTGGTCCCAACAAAAAGCGACGAAAGCTCAGGAAAGCGGAAGATTAGCAGAAGAAATTGTAAAAGTTGAAATTCCTCAAAGAAAAGGCGATTCTAAAATATTCGATACAGACGAATTCATCAAACCAACTTCTTCAATGGAAGGTTTAGGAAAACTTCGTCCAGCTTTCAAAAAAGAAGGCGGAACGGTAACTGCCGGAAATGCTTCTGGAATGAATGACGGTGCTGCTGCATTAATTTTAGCAAGTGAAGAAGCTGTAAAAAAATATGGATTAAAACCTAAAGCTAAGATTTTAGGGTCTTCAGTTGCCGGTGTTGAGCCAAGAATTATGGGAATTGGACCTGTTGAAGCGACTCAAAAATTATTAAAAAGACTGAATCTTTCATTAGAAGATATGGATATCATTGAGTTGAATGAAGCTTTTGCAGCTCAAGCTTTAGCAGTAACAAGAAGTTTAGGTTTACAAGATGATGATTCAAGAATCAATCCAAACGGAGGAGCGATTGCAATTGGTCATCCACTTGGAGTTTCCGGAGCAAGAATCGTTGGTTCTGCTGCAATTGAACTTCAAAAACAAAATAAAAAATATGCATTGTGTACCCTTTGTATCGGTGTCGGACAAGGCTATGCAATGGTGATTGAAAAAATTTAATTTGAAAATGGGCTAATTTGAGAATTTGAAAATGTTTCTGAGCGTTTAATTTTCAAATTTTCTCATTCTCAAATTTCCAAATTGATTTATTTTCAAATTAACTCATTCTCAAATTTTCAAATTAAAATTATGAATATTTACTCATACCACGGAATTCGTCCTATCATAAAACCTTCTGCTTACATTCATCCACAAGCGGTGATTATTGGCAATGTAGAAATTGGAGAAGACGTTTATATCGGTCCCAATGCGGTTATTCGTGGCGATTGGGGGAAAATTATCATCAAAGATGGCGCAAATGTGCAGGAAAACTGCACACTTCACGTTTTTCCGGGCATTGAAACGATTTTAGAAGAATCGGCACACATTGGTCATGGAGCAATCATCCATTCCGGACATATCGGTAGAAATTGTTTAGTTGGAATGAATGCGGTGGTGATGGATAAAGCGGTTATCGGTGACGAATGTATTATCGGTGCTTTAGCTTTTGTTCCTGCAAATTTTAAATGTGATGCAAGAAAACTTATTGTTGGAAGTCCAGCAAAAATTATCCGTGATGTTTCTGATGAAATGATTAAATGGAAAACGGAAGGAACAAGATTGTATCAGGAGTTGGCAAGAGAAGGAAAAGATGCAATTGTACCTTGTGAGCCGTTTA
The sequence above is a segment of the Chryseobacterium turcicum genome. Coding sequences within it:
- a CDS encoding acyltransferase; this encodes MNIYSYHGIRPIIKPSAYIHPQAVIIGNVEIGEDVYIGPNAVIRGDWGKIIIKDGANVQENCTLHVFPGIETILEESAHIGHGAIIHSGHIGRNCLVGMNAVVMDKAVIGDECIIGALAFVPANFKCDARKLIVGSPAKIIRDVSDEMIKWKTEGTRLYQELAREGKDAIVPCEPFTEYVEQIPTKVVDYSIWDDVK
- the pcaF gene encoding 3-oxoadipyl-CoA thiolase, which gives rise to MNNVYIIDYIRTPISKLSGGLSEVRADDLAAIVLKEIVARNPEVPVEEIEDVIFGCANQAGEDNRNVARMGLLLAGLPYKIGGETVNRLCASGMSAVANAFRSIASGEGEIYIAGGVEQMTRSPYVMSKPSSAFGRDSQMFDTTFGWRFVNPKMKEMYGVDAMGDTAENLAEMHNISREDQDKFALWSQQKATKAQESGRLAEEIVKVEIPQRKGDSKIFDTDEFIKPTSSMEGLGKLRPAFKKEGGTVTAGNASGMNDGAAALILASEEAVKKYGLKPKAKILGSSVAGVEPRIMGIGPVEATQKLLKRLNLSLEDMDIIELNEAFAAQALAVTRSLGLQDDDSRINPNGGAIAIGHPLGVSGARIVGSAAIELQKQNKKYALCTLCIGVGQGYAMVIEKI